The proteins below come from a single Miscanthus floridulus cultivar M001 chromosome 1, ASM1932011v1, whole genome shotgun sequence genomic window:
- the LOC136514264 gene encoding uncharacterized protein isoform X2 has product MAKTKPMAAAAGAGAGEKKKSKGKKKGKNGPAKVAMKARGAAAEERSNPFEAIWSRRKFDVLGKKRKGEERRVSRSRSEAIRKRENTLLKEFVESGKSSVFHDRRIGERDDTLPEFDKAILRQQRERLAKLKRESKYNLSDDDEDEANVHNMISEKDDFDEEVPLDDGSDDEGKMVLSKKRLSLQSDDHPSVTDLPQETHGQKSKKEVMTEIISKSKFYKAQRAKEREEDEHLVEKLDNDFASLAQTQALLSLTESAKVKVNKNDSSAGLMGKEIFNKAKADTYEKLVKEMVMDQRARPSDRTKTPEEIAQEEKERLEKLEEERQKRMLGTADSSDEDDDNEDDKHMNSKPISGDDLGDSFSVYESIGKKKGWVDEIYERECRKIGDDAAASDDGESNDENAGDDGADDEEDSEEDSSDNDFGNMSARDWEQSDDDEVDVGDDEMEDFKEKEQEINGKVVDKDAHNLKGESNVKPRVKDGSIPFVIDAPNDLKDLSSLLDGRSEAEIIEIISRIRTCNSIRLAAENRRKMQVFYGVLLQYFAILATESPVKFRIIDTLVKPLIEMSGETPYFAAICARERLIHTRTRLCEDIKVPGKSSWPNLKTLLLLRLWSLIFPCSDFRHVVATPLLLLMCEYLMRCPIQSGRDVAVGSFLCSMVLVVTKESKKFCPEAIGFLQSLLVTSLKGKVGTHLHNQFNDQFMELKTSKPWLSIHDQVHEVNPVNVLEIVGMDRDAPYFSSDNFKAGVLLSVAECLRGFVIIHEGLCSFPEIFLPISSLLQEILERSELPGTLQDIFHEIIDLVKKRSDEHHASREHLRMRKKPEPIKQLNPKFEENYIKGLDYDPDRERAQMKKMRKRVKSEMKGAKRELQKDNYFLAAVKEKERRKRDEERAEMYGKAMAFLQEQESAFKSGQLGKGKGRKRRR; this is encoded by the exons ATGGCGAAGACGAagcccatggcggcggcggcgggcgcgggggctggcgagaagaagaagagcaaaggaaagaagaaggGCAAGAACGGCCCGGCCAAGGTGGCCATGAAGGCTCGtggcgcggcggcggaggagcggAGCAACCCGTTCGAGGCCATCTGGTCGCGCCGCAAGTTCGACGTGCTCGGCAAGAAGCGCAAGGGCGAGGAGCGACGCGTATCGCGCTCCCGCTCCGAGGCCATCCGCAAG AGGGAGAACACGCTGCTCAAGGAGTTCGTGGAGAGCGGAAAGTCGTCCGTGTTCCACGACCGGCGTATCGGCGAGAGGGACGACACTCTGCCCGAGTTCGACAAGGCCATCCTTCGCCAGCAACGCGAGCGCTTG GCCAAGTTGAAACGAGAAAGCAAGTACAATCTATCTGATGACGATGAAGACGAAGCCAATGTTCATAACATGATCTCGGAAAAGGATGATTTTGATGAGGAGGTGCCTCTCGATGATGGGAGCGATGATGAAG GTAAAATGGTCCTCTCAAAGAAGCGCTTATCTCTCCAAAGTGACGACCATCCTTCAGTGACTGATCTGCCACAAGAAACACAT GGGCAGAAGAGCAAGAAGGAAGTTATGACGGAGATCATTTCAAAGAGTAAATTTTATAAG GCCCAAAGAGCCAAGGAGAGGGAAGAGGATGAACATCTTGTGGAAAAGTTAGACAATGATTTTGCATCATTGGCCCAGACACAGGCATTATTGTCCTTAACTGAGTCAGCTAAGGTCAAGGTGAACAAAAATGATTCAAGTGCTGGCTTGATGGGGAAGGAGATTTTTAACAAG GCAAAGGCAGATACATATGAAAAACTGGTGAAAGAAATGGTGATGGATCAACGTGCTCGGCCTTCTGATAGAACTAAAACCCCAGAGGAAATAGCACAAGAAGAGAAAGAACGTCTTGAGAAGTTGGAG GAGGAGCGCCAAAAAAGAATGCTTGGAACTGCTGATTCatctgatgaggatgatgacaacGAGGACGATAAGCACATGAACTCAAAACCTATATCTGGAGATGATCTTGGTGATTCCTTCTCTGTGTATGAGTCAATAGGAAAGAAAAAGGGCTGGGTTGATGAAATTTAtgaaagggaatgtagaaagattgGTGATGATGCAGCAGCATCTGATGATGGAGAAAGCAATGATGAAAATGCTGGTGATGATGGggctgatgatgaagaagattctGAAGAGGACTCCAGTGACAATGACTTTGGTAATATGTCTGCTAGAGATTGGGagcaaagtgatgatgatgaggttgaTGTAGGAGACGATGAAATGGAGGATTTCAAAGAGAAGGAGCAAGAGATCAATGGCAAAGTGGTGGACAAGGATGCACACAATTTGAAAGGAGAATCTAATGTGAAACCACGAGTCAAGGATGGCAGTATTCCTTTTGTTATTGATGCACCGAATGACCTGAAAGATCTATCCTCTTTGCTAGATGGTCGTTCAGAAGCCGAAATAATTGAGATTATTAGTCGAATACGTACTTGCAATTCAATAAGGCTTGCAGCTGAAAACCGAAGGAAAATGCAA GTTTTCTATGGTGTTCTTCTGCAGTACTTTGCAATTTTAGCTACTGAAAGTCCAGTGAAGTTCAGAATAATTGACACACTTGTTAAGCCTTTAATTGAGATGAGTGGAGAAACTCCATATTTTGCTGCCATCTGTGCAAGAGAGCGACTTATTCATACACGTACGCGTCTATGCGAAGATATTAAGGTTCCAG GAAAGAGCAGCTGGCCAAATTTGAAGACGTTACTTCTGCTGAGATTATGGTCTCTTATTTTTCCCTGCTCCGACTTCCGCCATGTCGTTGCAACTCCATTGCTTCTACTTATGTGCGAATATCTGATGCGGTGCCCTATACAATCTGGTCGAGATGTTGCTGTTGGTTCTTTCTTGTGTTCAATGGTGCTTGTG GTTACTAAAGAATCTAAAAAGTTCTGCCCTGAAGCAATTGGTTTTCTGCAATCTCTTTTGGTGACATCTCTTAAAGGAAAAGTGGGAACTCATCTGCACAATCAG TTTAACGATCAATTTATGGAGCTCAAGACTTCAAAACCATGGCTCAGTATCCATGATCAAGTGCATGAGGTGAATCCAGTGAATGTCCTAGAAATAGTTGGCATGGATCGTGACGCCCCTTATTTCTCATCTGATAACTTTAA GGCTGGTGTACTTTTATCTGTGGCAGAATGTTTAAGAGGTTTTGTTATTATACATGAAGGGCTATGCTCTTTCCCAGAAATCTTCCTTCCAATATCCTCTTTGCTGCAAGAAATTTTGGAGAGATCTGAGTTGCCTGGCACGTTACAAGACATTTTCCATGAAATCATTGACTTGGTTAAAAAGAGAAGTGATGAACACCATGCTTCAAGAGAGCACCTCCGAATGCGGAAGAAGCCTGAACCAATCAAGCAATTGAATCCAAAATTTGAAGAAAA CTACATCAAGGGTCTTGATTATGATCCTGACCGAGAAAGGGCACAAATGAAAAAGATGAGGAAGCGTGTCAAGAGTGAGATGAAGGGGGCAAAGCGTGAGCTGCAAAAAGATAATTATTTCCTGGCTGCtgtgaaggagaaggagaggaggaagcGAGATGAAGAGAGAGCTGAGATGTATGGAAAAGCCATGGCTTTCCTTCAAGAACAGGAAAGTGCTTTCAAATCTGGACAGCTGGGGAAAGGAAAGGGCAGGAAAAGGAGGCGGTGA
- the LOC136514264 gene encoding uncharacterized protein isoform X1 codes for MAKTKPMAAAAGAGAGEKKKSKGKKKGKNGPAKVAMKARGAAAEERSNPFEAIWSRRKFDVLGKKRKGEERRVSRSRSEAIRKRENTLLKEFVESGKSSVFHDRRIGERDDTLPEFDKAILRQQRERLAKLKRESKYNLSDDDEDEANVHNMISEKDDFDEEVPLDDGSDDEGKMVLSKKRLSLQSDDHPSVTDLPQETHQGQKSKKEVMTEIISKSKFYKAQRAKEREEDEHLVEKLDNDFASLAQTQALLSLTESAKVKVNKNDSSAGLMGKEIFNKAKADTYEKLVKEMVMDQRARPSDRTKTPEEIAQEEKERLEKLEEERQKRMLGTADSSDEDDDNEDDKHMNSKPISGDDLGDSFSVYESIGKKKGWVDEIYERECRKIGDDAAASDDGESNDENAGDDGADDEEDSEEDSSDNDFGNMSARDWEQSDDDEVDVGDDEMEDFKEKEQEINGKVVDKDAHNLKGESNVKPRVKDGSIPFVIDAPNDLKDLSSLLDGRSEAEIIEIISRIRTCNSIRLAAENRRKMQVFYGVLLQYFAILATESPVKFRIIDTLVKPLIEMSGETPYFAAICARERLIHTRTRLCEDIKVPGKSSWPNLKTLLLLRLWSLIFPCSDFRHVVATPLLLLMCEYLMRCPIQSGRDVAVGSFLCSMVLVVTKESKKFCPEAIGFLQSLLVTSLKGKVGTHLHNQFNDQFMELKTSKPWLSIHDQVHEVNPVNVLEIVGMDRDAPYFSSDNFKAGVLLSVAECLRGFVIIHEGLCSFPEIFLPISSLLQEILERSELPGTLQDIFHEIIDLVKKRSDEHHASREHLRMRKKPEPIKQLNPKFEENYIKGLDYDPDRERAQMKKMRKRVKSEMKGAKRELQKDNYFLAAVKEKERRKRDEERAEMYGKAMAFLQEQESAFKSGQLGKGKGRKRRR; via the exons ATGGCGAAGACGAagcccatggcggcggcggcgggcgcgggggctggcgagaagaagaagagcaaaggaaagaagaaggGCAAGAACGGCCCGGCCAAGGTGGCCATGAAGGCTCGtggcgcggcggcggaggagcggAGCAACCCGTTCGAGGCCATCTGGTCGCGCCGCAAGTTCGACGTGCTCGGCAAGAAGCGCAAGGGCGAGGAGCGACGCGTATCGCGCTCCCGCTCCGAGGCCATCCGCAAG AGGGAGAACACGCTGCTCAAGGAGTTCGTGGAGAGCGGAAAGTCGTCCGTGTTCCACGACCGGCGTATCGGCGAGAGGGACGACACTCTGCCCGAGTTCGACAAGGCCATCCTTCGCCAGCAACGCGAGCGCTTG GCCAAGTTGAAACGAGAAAGCAAGTACAATCTATCTGATGACGATGAAGACGAAGCCAATGTTCATAACATGATCTCGGAAAAGGATGATTTTGATGAGGAGGTGCCTCTCGATGATGGGAGCGATGATGAAG GTAAAATGGTCCTCTCAAAGAAGCGCTTATCTCTCCAAAGTGACGACCATCCTTCAGTGACTGATCTGCCACAAGAAACACAT CAGGGGCAGAAGAGCAAGAAGGAAGTTATGACGGAGATCATTTCAAAGAGTAAATTTTATAAG GCCCAAAGAGCCAAGGAGAGGGAAGAGGATGAACATCTTGTGGAAAAGTTAGACAATGATTTTGCATCATTGGCCCAGACACAGGCATTATTGTCCTTAACTGAGTCAGCTAAGGTCAAGGTGAACAAAAATGATTCAAGTGCTGGCTTGATGGGGAAGGAGATTTTTAACAAG GCAAAGGCAGATACATATGAAAAACTGGTGAAAGAAATGGTGATGGATCAACGTGCTCGGCCTTCTGATAGAACTAAAACCCCAGAGGAAATAGCACAAGAAGAGAAAGAACGTCTTGAGAAGTTGGAG GAGGAGCGCCAAAAAAGAATGCTTGGAACTGCTGATTCatctgatgaggatgatgacaacGAGGACGATAAGCACATGAACTCAAAACCTATATCTGGAGATGATCTTGGTGATTCCTTCTCTGTGTATGAGTCAATAGGAAAGAAAAAGGGCTGGGTTGATGAAATTTAtgaaagggaatgtagaaagattgGTGATGATGCAGCAGCATCTGATGATGGAGAAAGCAATGATGAAAATGCTGGTGATGATGGggctgatgatgaagaagattctGAAGAGGACTCCAGTGACAATGACTTTGGTAATATGTCTGCTAGAGATTGGGagcaaagtgatgatgatgaggttgaTGTAGGAGACGATGAAATGGAGGATTTCAAAGAGAAGGAGCAAGAGATCAATGGCAAAGTGGTGGACAAGGATGCACACAATTTGAAAGGAGAATCTAATGTGAAACCACGAGTCAAGGATGGCAGTATTCCTTTTGTTATTGATGCACCGAATGACCTGAAAGATCTATCCTCTTTGCTAGATGGTCGTTCAGAAGCCGAAATAATTGAGATTATTAGTCGAATACGTACTTGCAATTCAATAAGGCTTGCAGCTGAAAACCGAAGGAAAATGCAA GTTTTCTATGGTGTTCTTCTGCAGTACTTTGCAATTTTAGCTACTGAAAGTCCAGTGAAGTTCAGAATAATTGACACACTTGTTAAGCCTTTAATTGAGATGAGTGGAGAAACTCCATATTTTGCTGCCATCTGTGCAAGAGAGCGACTTATTCATACACGTACGCGTCTATGCGAAGATATTAAGGTTCCAG GAAAGAGCAGCTGGCCAAATTTGAAGACGTTACTTCTGCTGAGATTATGGTCTCTTATTTTTCCCTGCTCCGACTTCCGCCATGTCGTTGCAACTCCATTGCTTCTACTTATGTGCGAATATCTGATGCGGTGCCCTATACAATCTGGTCGAGATGTTGCTGTTGGTTCTTTCTTGTGTTCAATGGTGCTTGTG GTTACTAAAGAATCTAAAAAGTTCTGCCCTGAAGCAATTGGTTTTCTGCAATCTCTTTTGGTGACATCTCTTAAAGGAAAAGTGGGAACTCATCTGCACAATCAG TTTAACGATCAATTTATGGAGCTCAAGACTTCAAAACCATGGCTCAGTATCCATGATCAAGTGCATGAGGTGAATCCAGTGAATGTCCTAGAAATAGTTGGCATGGATCGTGACGCCCCTTATTTCTCATCTGATAACTTTAA GGCTGGTGTACTTTTATCTGTGGCAGAATGTTTAAGAGGTTTTGTTATTATACATGAAGGGCTATGCTCTTTCCCAGAAATCTTCCTTCCAATATCCTCTTTGCTGCAAGAAATTTTGGAGAGATCTGAGTTGCCTGGCACGTTACAAGACATTTTCCATGAAATCATTGACTTGGTTAAAAAGAGAAGTGATGAACACCATGCTTCAAGAGAGCACCTCCGAATGCGGAAGAAGCCTGAACCAATCAAGCAATTGAATCCAAAATTTGAAGAAAA CTACATCAAGGGTCTTGATTATGATCCTGACCGAGAAAGGGCACAAATGAAAAAGATGAGGAAGCGTGTCAAGAGTGAGATGAAGGGGGCAAAGCGTGAGCTGCAAAAAGATAATTATTTCCTGGCTGCtgtgaaggagaaggagaggaggaagcGAGATGAAGAGAGAGCTGAGATGTATGGAAAAGCCATGGCTTTCCTTCAAGAACAGGAAAGTGCTTTCAAATCTGGACAGCTGGGGAAAGGAAAGGGCAGGAAAAGGAGGCGGTGA
- the LOC136514421 gene encoding ACT domain-containing protein ACR4-like isoform X1, whose amino-acid sequence MSTMDEGYGPTWDSDDEYDNFIRKMNPPRIVIDNESSAEATIVRVDSANEYGILLEVIQVIIDLNLVISKAYITSDGGWFMDVFNVTDKEGKKIKDEATLSQIEDYIRKSLGADSRYIPSRRRSVDVAATADHNVIELTGTDRPGLLSEVSAVLASLKCNVVSAEIWTHNTRAAAVMRVTDEDTGLAVMDAERLERIREKLSYLLRGGNLSRGAAMALSSGTATTHTERRLHQMMLDDCDHEQLQRQAPGQSQRPNVTVRNWNDKDYSVVTIRCKDRSKLLFDTVCTLTDLQYVVFHANIDAKDNQAYQEFYVRHVNGSPMNTETERLRVIQCLEAAIERRVSEGVKLELCTNDKVGLLSEVTRIFRENSLTVTRAEVTTRGRMAVNTFYVRGSTGEDVDQKAIDSIRQAIGHSLQVKGQPDPQEAQKKESPTWFLFANLFRPRSLYSFGFMR is encoded by the exons ATGTCCACCATGG ATGAAGGCTACGGCCCTACTTGGGACAGCGACGACGAATACGACAACTTCATACGTAAGATGAACCCGCCAAG GATCGTCATCGACAATGAGTCCTCAGCAGAGGCCACAATTGTAAGG GTAGATAGCGCGAACGAATATGGGATACTGCTGGAAGTGATCCAGGTCATCATTGATCTCAACCTTGTCATAAGCAAGGCCTACATAACCTCGGATGGTGGATGGTTCATGGATG TCTTCAATGTGACCGATAAGGAAGGGAAGAAGATCAAAGATGAGGCAACCCTTTCACAGATCGAAGACTACATCAGAAAG TCCTTGGGTGCAGATTCAAGATACATTCCTTCCCGCCGGAGATCAGTAGACGTCGCCGCTACAGCTGACCACAATGTCATCGAACTAACAGGGACGGACAGGCCAGGCCTGCTCTCTGAAGTCAGTGCGGTGCTTGCCAGCCTCAAGTGCAATGTGGTCAGCGCTGAGATCTGGACCCACAACACCCGAGCTGCGGCCGTGATGCGGGTCACCGATGAGGACACCGGGCTGGCGGTCATGGACGCTGAGAGGCTGGAGAGGATCAGGGAGAAGCTGTCGTACCTGCTCCGTGGAGGCAATCTCTCCCGGGGCGCTGCCATGGCGTTGTCGTCAGGGACCGCCACCACGCACACAGAGAGAAGGCTGCACCAGATGATGCTTGACGACTGTGACCATGAGCAGCTCCAGCGGCAAGCTCCAGGGCAGTCTCAGAGGCCTAATGTCACCGTGAGGAACTGGAACGACAAGGACTACTCGGTGGTGACCATCAGATGCAAGGATAGGTCCAAGCTTCTGTTCGACACGGTTTGCACTCTGACGGACCTGCAATATGTTGTTTTCCATGCCAACATTGATGCCAAGGACAATCAGGCATACCAG GAATTCTATGTAAGGCATGTGAATGGATCACCAATGAACACTGAAACTGAGAGATTGCGAGTCATCCAATGCCTTGAAGCAGCCATTGAACGGAGGGTATCCGAG GGTGTCAAGCTTGAGCTGTGCACTAATGACAAGGTCGGGCTACTATCTGAGGTTACCCGCATCTTCCGCGAGAACAGCCTGACCGTCACAAGAGCAGAGGTGACCACGAGGGGCAGGATGGCTGTGAACACGTTCTACGTCCGCGGTTCCACAGGAGAGGATGTTGATCAGAAGGCAATAGACTCCATCAGGCAAGCCATAGGCCACAGCCTTCAGGTGAAAGGCCAGCCTGACCCACAGGAGGCGCAGAAGAAAGAGTCCCCCACATGGTTCCTCTTTGCCAACTTGTTTCGGCCAAGGTCTCTCTACAGTTTCGGGTTCATGCGCTGA
- the LOC136514421 gene encoding ACT domain-containing protein ACR4-like isoform X2, which yields MNPPRIVIDNESSAEATIVRVDSANEYGILLEVIQVIIDLNLVISKAYITSDGGWFMDVFNVTDKEGKKIKDEATLSQIEDYIRKSLGADSRYIPSRRRSVDVAATADHNVIELTGTDRPGLLSEVSAVLASLKCNVVSAEIWTHNTRAAAVMRVTDEDTGLAVMDAERLERIREKLSYLLRGGNLSRGAAMALSSGTATTHTERRLHQMMLDDCDHEQLQRQAPGQSQRPNVTVRNWNDKDYSVVTIRCKDRSKLLFDTVCTLTDLQYVVFHANIDAKDNQAYQEFYVRHVNGSPMNTETERLRVIQCLEAAIERRVSEGVKLELCTNDKVGLLSEVTRIFRENSLTVTRAEVTTRGRMAVNTFYVRGSTGEDVDQKAIDSIRQAIGHSLQVKGQPDPQEAQKKESPTWFLFANLFRPRSLYSFGFMR from the exons ATGAACCCGCCAAG GATCGTCATCGACAATGAGTCCTCAGCAGAGGCCACAATTGTAAGG GTAGATAGCGCGAACGAATATGGGATACTGCTGGAAGTGATCCAGGTCATCATTGATCTCAACCTTGTCATAAGCAAGGCCTACATAACCTCGGATGGTGGATGGTTCATGGATG TCTTCAATGTGACCGATAAGGAAGGGAAGAAGATCAAAGATGAGGCAACCCTTTCACAGATCGAAGACTACATCAGAAAG TCCTTGGGTGCAGATTCAAGATACATTCCTTCCCGCCGGAGATCAGTAGACGTCGCCGCTACAGCTGACCACAATGTCATCGAACTAACAGGGACGGACAGGCCAGGCCTGCTCTCTGAAGTCAGTGCGGTGCTTGCCAGCCTCAAGTGCAATGTGGTCAGCGCTGAGATCTGGACCCACAACACCCGAGCTGCGGCCGTGATGCGGGTCACCGATGAGGACACCGGGCTGGCGGTCATGGACGCTGAGAGGCTGGAGAGGATCAGGGAGAAGCTGTCGTACCTGCTCCGTGGAGGCAATCTCTCCCGGGGCGCTGCCATGGCGTTGTCGTCAGGGACCGCCACCACGCACACAGAGAGAAGGCTGCACCAGATGATGCTTGACGACTGTGACCATGAGCAGCTCCAGCGGCAAGCTCCAGGGCAGTCTCAGAGGCCTAATGTCACCGTGAGGAACTGGAACGACAAGGACTACTCGGTGGTGACCATCAGATGCAAGGATAGGTCCAAGCTTCTGTTCGACACGGTTTGCACTCTGACGGACCTGCAATATGTTGTTTTCCATGCCAACATTGATGCCAAGGACAATCAGGCATACCAG GAATTCTATGTAAGGCATGTGAATGGATCACCAATGAACACTGAAACTGAGAGATTGCGAGTCATCCAATGCCTTGAAGCAGCCATTGAACGGAGGGTATCCGAG GGTGTCAAGCTTGAGCTGTGCACTAATGACAAGGTCGGGCTACTATCTGAGGTTACCCGCATCTTCCGCGAGAACAGCCTGACCGTCACAAGAGCAGAGGTGACCACGAGGGGCAGGATGGCTGTGAACACGTTCTACGTCCGCGGTTCCACAGGAGAGGATGTTGATCAGAAGGCAATAGACTCCATCAGGCAAGCCATAGGCCACAGCCTTCAGGTGAAAGGCCAGCCTGACCCACAGGAGGCGCAGAAGAAAGAGTCCCCCACATGGTTCCTCTTTGCCAACTTGTTTCGGCCAAGGTCTCTCTACAGTTTCGGGTTCATGCGCTGA
- the LOC136514421 gene encoding ACT domain-containing protein ACR4-like isoform X3, with protein MDVFNVTDKEGKKIKDEATLSQIEDYIRKSLGADSRYIPSRRRSVDVAATADHNVIELTGTDRPGLLSEVSAVLASLKCNVVSAEIWTHNTRAAAVMRVTDEDTGLAVMDAERLERIREKLSYLLRGGNLSRGAAMALSSGTATTHTERRLHQMMLDDCDHEQLQRQAPGQSQRPNVTVRNWNDKDYSVVTIRCKDRSKLLFDTVCTLTDLQYVVFHANIDAKDNQAYQEFYVRHVNGSPMNTETERLRVIQCLEAAIERRVSEGVKLELCTNDKVGLLSEVTRIFRENSLTVTRAEVTTRGRMAVNTFYVRGSTGEDVDQKAIDSIRQAIGHSLQVKGQPDPQEAQKKESPTWFLFANLFRPRSLYSFGFMR; from the exons ATGGATG TCTTCAATGTGACCGATAAGGAAGGGAAGAAGATCAAAGATGAGGCAACCCTTTCACAGATCGAAGACTACATCAGAAAG TCCTTGGGTGCAGATTCAAGATACATTCCTTCCCGCCGGAGATCAGTAGACGTCGCCGCTACAGCTGACCACAATGTCATCGAACTAACAGGGACGGACAGGCCAGGCCTGCTCTCTGAAGTCAGTGCGGTGCTTGCCAGCCTCAAGTGCAATGTGGTCAGCGCTGAGATCTGGACCCACAACACCCGAGCTGCGGCCGTGATGCGGGTCACCGATGAGGACACCGGGCTGGCGGTCATGGACGCTGAGAGGCTGGAGAGGATCAGGGAGAAGCTGTCGTACCTGCTCCGTGGAGGCAATCTCTCCCGGGGCGCTGCCATGGCGTTGTCGTCAGGGACCGCCACCACGCACACAGAGAGAAGGCTGCACCAGATGATGCTTGACGACTGTGACCATGAGCAGCTCCAGCGGCAAGCTCCAGGGCAGTCTCAGAGGCCTAATGTCACCGTGAGGAACTGGAACGACAAGGACTACTCGGTGGTGACCATCAGATGCAAGGATAGGTCCAAGCTTCTGTTCGACACGGTTTGCACTCTGACGGACCTGCAATATGTTGTTTTCCATGCCAACATTGATGCCAAGGACAATCAGGCATACCAG GAATTCTATGTAAGGCATGTGAATGGATCACCAATGAACACTGAAACTGAGAGATTGCGAGTCATCCAATGCCTTGAAGCAGCCATTGAACGGAGGGTATCCGAG GGTGTCAAGCTTGAGCTGTGCACTAATGACAAGGTCGGGCTACTATCTGAGGTTACCCGCATCTTCCGCGAGAACAGCCTGACCGTCACAAGAGCAGAGGTGACCACGAGGGGCAGGATGGCTGTGAACACGTTCTACGTCCGCGGTTCCACAGGAGAGGATGTTGATCAGAAGGCAATAGACTCCATCAGGCAAGCCATAGGCCACAGCCTTCAGGTGAAAGGCCAGCCTGACCCACAGGAGGCGCAGAAGAAAGAGTCCCCCACATGGTTCCTCTTTGCCAACTTGTTTCGGCCAAGGTCTCTCTACAGTTTCGGGTTCATGCGCTGA